In the Thermococcus sp. MAR1 genome, one interval contains:
- a CDS encoding arginine--tRNA ligase encodes MGYTQVKEKIRLILQETLKEMLNEAGKEWDGEITFDDTPSIELGDFGTAVAFQLARVFRRAPKLIAEEIVGKLREKLPEEILEVKAVNGYINFYLDYDVFGKALVRGIFENGNAYGESKIGAGKKVIVEHTSVNPTKPFHMGHARNAVLGDTMARIMRKLGYTVEVQNYIDDLGVQFAQVLWGYLHLKDEFERLESELREKGLKEDFIDHVMGLLYVEVNKRIEENPETEKEVRELMKKLEEGDNEIAEIGRKLAERVVRAQMLTTYRMGIAYDLLSWESDIIRSGIFDEAYKLIEANENFFWATEGKYKGAFVMDLRRLFPDMKNPFLVLKRSDGTATYTGKDIAYHLWKFGKVSADMLYKPWDKTKNHETWTTAPDGEEMAGRFGNADIVINVIGAEQKHPQMAIKYALQLLGFEESAKNFHHLAYEHVVRPEGKFSGRKGTWVGFTVDEVLNEAVQRAKELVEEKNPSLSDEEKDNIAEAVGVGAVRFNLVKYSPDKVITFRWEDVLNFEGESAPYVQYAHARCASILRKAEERGIETDWKVLMEKADFSKLTNREKELIKLLAKFPEIVEQAGRDVKPHLIPWYANELASLFNKFYMDHPVLKAEEGIVEERLLLVLAVKQVLSNALELLGIEAPEKM; translated from the coding sequence CTTCGACGATACCCCGAGCATAGAACTCGGCGATTTTGGAACCGCGGTAGCTTTCCAGCTGGCGAGGGTTTTCAGGAGGGCGCCGAAGCTGATAGCTGAGGAGATAGTTGGAAAGCTCAGGGAGAAACTTCCGGAGGAAATTTTGGAGGTCAAGGCCGTCAACGGCTACATAAACTTCTATCTCGACTACGATGTCTTCGGCAAAGCCCTCGTCCGCGGGATATTTGAAAACGGGAACGCCTACGGAGAGAGTAAGATCGGTGCCGGGAAGAAGGTCATCGTAGAGCACACCTCGGTGAACCCAACTAAGCCGTTTCATATGGGACACGCGAGGAACGCCGTCCTTGGCGATACTATGGCCCGGATAATGAGAAAGCTCGGCTACACCGTCGAGGTTCAGAACTACATAGATGACCTCGGCGTCCAGTTTGCCCAGGTTCTCTGGGGCTACCTCCATCTGAAGGACGAGTTTGAGAGGCTTGAATCAGAGCTTCGGGAAAAGGGCCTGAAGGAGGACTTCATAGACCACGTAATGGGACTGCTCTACGTCGAGGTGAACAAGCGCATAGAGGAGAATCCTGAGACTGAGAAGGAAGTCCGCGAGCTGATGAAGAAACTCGAAGAGGGAGACAACGAGATAGCAGAAATCGGCAGAAAGCTTGCGGAGAGGGTTGTCAGGGCTCAGATGCTGACAACCTACCGCATGGGCATAGCCTACGACCTCCTCAGCTGGGAGAGCGACATAATAAGGAGCGGAATCTTCGATGAGGCCTACAAACTCATCGAGGCCAACGAGAACTTCTTCTGGGCTACTGAAGGCAAGTACAAGGGTGCCTTTGTGATGGATTTGAGGAGGCTCTTCCCGGACATGAAGAACCCCTTCCTAGTCCTTAAGAGAAGCGACGGGACCGCCACTTATACCGGCAAGGACATCGCCTACCATCTCTGGAAGTTCGGAAAGGTCAGTGCCGACATGCTCTACAAGCCCTGGGATAAAACAAAGAACCACGAGACCTGGACGACTGCTCCGGATGGGGAGGAAATGGCTGGGAGGTTTGGAAACGCAGATATAGTCATCAACGTCATCGGTGCCGAGCAGAAGCACCCGCAGATGGCCATAAAGTACGCCCTTCAACTCCTCGGCTTTGAGGAGAGTGCGAAGAACTTCCATCACCTGGCTTACGAGCACGTAGTCAGGCCAGAGGGCAAGTTCTCGGGCAGGAAGGGAACCTGGGTCGGCTTCACGGTTGATGAGGTTCTCAACGAGGCTGTTCAGAGGGCCAAGGAGCTTGTGGAGGAGAAGAACCCAAGCCTGAGCGACGAGGAGAAGGATAACATCGCGGAGGCCGTCGGAGTTGGGGCCGTTCGCTTCAACCTGGTCAAGTACAGCCCGGACAAGGTAATCACCTTCAGGTGGGAGGACGTCCTCAACTTCGAGGGCGAGAGCGCTCCCTACGTCCAGTACGCCCATGCACGCTGTGCCTCGATCCTGAGGAAGGCCGAGGAGAGGGGCATAGAGACTGACTGGAAGGTTCTCATGGAGAAGGCTGACTTCTCGAAGCTTACCAACAGGGAGAAAGAACTGATAAAGCTCCTCGCAAAGTTCCCGGAGATCGTGGAGCAGGCCGGCAGGGACGTCAAGCCCCACCTCATCCCGTGGTATGCCAACGAGCTCGCCTCGCTCTTCAACAAGTTCTACATGGACCACCCGGTGCTCAAGGCGGAAGAAGGCATAGTGGAGGAGAGGCTGCTGTTGGTCCTAGCGGTGAAACAGGTTCTCAGCAATGCTCTTGAACTGCTCGGCATAGAGGCGCCGGAGAAGATGTGA
- a CDS encoding dihydrodipicolinate synthase family protein: MRGVIVPLVTPFNEDYSIDVPALEEHIEFLQTVGVHGIFINATTGEFTSLSVEERKFLAEKGRELVNASFYLVGTASSNTSEVVELTKHAQDIGADYAVIAPPYYCPLNDEALFRHYSMVAERTDIPIILYNIPSCANALSVSLIKRLALEYSNIAGVKETIDSINHIRDVIFDVKGERNDFKVFTGLDQHFLNTLVLGGDGGIMACANFAPEVHLALYKAFQEKRFEEALKHARSLAKLSRVYDLASSFGSAIKLAMSLRGFSIRPVLRPPYLMDGENVKEGIRKLLAEVLG; encoded by the coding sequence ATGCGCGGTGTTATAGTGCCCCTTGTAACGCCTTTCAATGAGGATTACTCCATTGATGTTCCGGCCCTCGAGGAGCACATCGAGTTTCTCCAGACGGTCGGCGTCCACGGGATATTCATCAACGCTACAACCGGAGAGTTCACGAGTCTCAGCGTCGAGGAGAGAAAGTTTCTGGCCGAGAAGGGCAGGGAGCTCGTTAACGCATCCTTCTATCTTGTCGGTACCGCATCCTCCAACACCTCTGAGGTCGTTGAGCTTACGAAGCACGCCCAGGATATAGGGGCTGACTACGCCGTCATAGCGCCCCCTTACTACTGCCCCCTGAACGACGAGGCCCTATTTAGGCACTACTCGATGGTCGCCGAGAGAACTGATATTCCTATTATACTCTACAACATCCCCTCCTGTGCCAATGCCCTCAGTGTTTCCCTCATCAAGCGCCTTGCCCTGGAGTACTCAAACATCGCAGGTGTAAAGGAGACAATCGACAGCATAAACCACATCAGAGACGTTATCTTTGATGTCAAAGGGGAGAGAAATGACTTCAAGGTCTTCACCGGCCTCGACCAGCACTTTCTGAACACACTCGTCCTCGGCGGTGACGGAGGTATAATGGCATGCGCCAACTTCGCGCCAGAGGTTCATCTTGCCCTCTATAAGGCTTTTCAAGAAAAGAGGTTCGAAGAAGCCCTCAAGCATGCGAGAAGCCTGGCAAAGCTGTCGAGGGTCTACGACCTTGCCTCCTCCTTTGGCTCGGCAATAAAGCTCGCCATGTCCCTCAGGGGATTCTCAATAAGGCCTGTCCTAAGGCCTCCGTATCTGATGGATGGGGAGAACGTAAAAGAGGGGATAAGAAAACTGCTCGCCGAGGTGCTGGGCTGA
- a CDS encoding DUF5646 family protein, giving the protein MERVSEANIKYVMEELERLKVEIQRLEAMLVPVVKNELSTEEVEEIEMEARELHEDEWIDADDLDDLLEDDS; this is encoded by the coding sequence ATGGAGAGAGTAAGTGAGGCGAACATAAAGTACGTTATGGAAGAGCTTGAGCGCCTAAAAGTTGAAATCCAGCGCCTTGAGGCCATGCTGGTTCCGGTAGTCAAAAATGAACTCTCAACGGAGGAAGTTGAGGAAATAGAAATGGAAGCCAGGGAACTCCATGAGGATGAATGGATAGACGCAGATGACCTCGATGATCTTCTGGAGGATGATTCATGA
- a CDS encoding type II toxin-antitoxin system RelE/ParE family toxin: MTFEVKIKREVVKAVKSLPKANRRKFMELKDALRYEAVPKDRFDIVKIKGSRDLDIYRVRIGEYRIIYSVNWEKRLVLIHRLKKREDAYK; the protein is encoded by the coding sequence ATGACGTTTGAAGTTAAAATAAAACGGGAGGTAGTCAAAGCTGTTAAGTCACTTCCAAAGGCCAATCGGAGAAAGTTCATGGAACTGAAGGATGCCCTTCGCTATGAGGCAGTTCCAAAAGACAGGTTCGACATCGTCAAAATAAAAGGCTCTAGGGATTTGGACATATACCGGGTTAGAATCGGGGAATATAGAATTATCTACTCCGTAAACTGGGAAAAACGCCTGGTACTGATCCACAGGCTGAAGAAAAGGGAAGATGCGTACAAATAA
- the prf1 gene encoding peptide chain release factor aRF-1 — MSHKSAEMYELKKKVDELKSYRGRATELVSLYIPAGYDINKVMQQLREEYGTAQNIKSKSTRKNVLGALERAMQHLKLYRKTPETGLALFVGNVSEQEGVSDIKLWAIVPPEPLKVRLYRCDQTFITEPLEEMLRVKDAYGLITVEKNEATIGLLRGKRIDVIDELTSNVPGKTRAGGQSARRYERIREQETHEFMKRIGEHANKAFLPLLEKGELRGIIIGGPGPTKEEFVEGDYLHHELRKKIIGVVDISYHGEYGLRELVEKASDILKDHEAVKERHLIQDFFRHLVKDTGMITYGEKEVRKALELGAVETLLISEGYDKVRVRAKCNNCGWSEEKTMSEQEFHIYKKKLTHCPKCGSQNISFEKWDVAEEFIKMAEESGSEVEIISLDTDEGQQFYKAFGGLGAFLRYKIQ, encoded by the coding sequence ATGTCTCACAAGTCAGCTGAAATGTACGAACTCAAGAAGAAGGTTGATGAGCTGAAGAGCTATCGAGGTCGGGCAACCGAATTAGTCAGTCTGTATATCCCCGCCGGATACGACATAAACAAGGTCATGCAGCAGTTGCGAGAGGAGTACGGAACGGCCCAGAACATAAAATCCAAATCTACCCGAAAGAACGTCCTTGGAGCCTTGGAGAGGGCGATGCAACACCTCAAGCTCTACCGCAAGACGCCCGAGACGGGTTTGGCCCTCTTCGTTGGCAATGTCAGCGAGCAGGAGGGTGTAAGCGACATAAAGCTCTGGGCGATAGTCCCACCCGAGCCGCTGAAGGTCAGGCTCTATCGATGTGACCAGACCTTTATAACCGAACCCCTTGAGGAAATGCTCCGCGTTAAAGATGCCTACGGGCTGATAACAGTCGAGAAGAACGAAGCAACCATTGGATTACTTCGCGGGAAGAGGATAGACGTCATCGACGAGCTGACCTCAAACGTTCCCGGAAAGACCCGCGCCGGTGGTCAATCGGCGAGACGTTATGAGAGGATCCGCGAGCAGGAGACCCATGAGTTCATGAAGCGCATCGGTGAACACGCAAACAAGGCCTTCCTTCCTCTCCTTGAGAAGGGAGAACTGAGGGGCATCATAATAGGCGGTCCCGGACCGACAAAGGAGGAGTTCGTTGAAGGCGATTACCTCCACCACGAGCTCAGAAAGAAGATAATAGGTGTTGTGGACATCAGCTACCACGGCGAGTACGGCCTTAGAGAGCTCGTCGAGAAGGCCAGTGACATACTCAAGGACCACGAGGCAGTCAAGGAGAGGCACCTCATACAGGACTTCTTCAGGCACCTTGTCAAGGACACCGGAATGATAACCTACGGTGAAAAGGAGGTCAGGAAAGCCCTTGAGCTTGGAGCGGTGGAGACTCTGCTAATCAGCGAGGGCTACGACAAGGTTCGCGTTAGGGCAAAGTGCAACAACTGCGGCTGGAGCGAAGAAAAAACCATGAGCGAGCAGGAGTTCCACATTTACAAAAAGAAGCTCACCCACTGTCCCAAGTGCGGCAGCCAGAACATAAGCTTTGAGAAGTGGGACGTCGCGGAAGAGTTCATAAAAATGGCGGAGGAGAGTGGCTCCGAAGTCGAGATAATCTCCCTCGACACAGACGAGGGCCAGCAGTTCTATAAGGCCTTCGGTGGCCTTGGGGCCTTCCTCAGGTACAAGATTCAGTGA
- a CDS encoding pro-sigmaK processing inhibitor BofA family protein, with protein MIGELLLLFFLFLAVFLVVKVGFAILRYLVANAIIGLIILWFTNWIGISNVPFTLLNILVVAIGGILGVVALIIISWF; from the coding sequence ATGATCGGAGAACTGCTACTCTTGTTCTTCCTGTTCCTGGCCGTATTCTTAGTGGTCAAGGTCGGCTTCGCGATACTCAGATACCTCGTGGCAAACGCCATAATCGGCCTGATAATACTGTGGTTCACGAACTGGATTGGTATCTCGAACGTTCCTTTCACATTGCTTAATATCCTGGTGGTCGCCATTGGGGGCATACTGGGAGTGGTAGCCCTCATAATAATCTCCTGGTTCTAA
- a CDS encoding HEAT repeat domain-containing protein: MPFLSFGSKKDKIKKLIEEERFDEIVSMAVKDKKALNALIELLDDNVPGIRGDALLILGMIVEQRADAVGAHLDKILPKAVELTKNRNPYVKENAMVLSYELTRRFPDRIMKLKDTIVEDLIEELREGDKNTKGFALMLLGELGASEAKEYVEELVNVEDKVILPFEGKKWVSLGEIAKETLEKLS; the protein is encoded by the coding sequence ATGCCGTTCCTCTCCTTCGGTTCAAAAAAGGATAAAATAAAAAAGCTCATAGAAGAGGAACGCTTCGACGAGATCGTATCGATGGCAGTAAAGGACAAAAAGGCTCTAAATGCACTTATAGAGCTCCTCGACGATAACGTGCCGGGTATCAGGGGAGATGCACTGCTGATTCTGGGGATGATCGTTGAGCAGAGGGCAGACGCCGTTGGGGCGCACTTAGACAAAATATTACCAAAGGCCGTTGAGCTGACAAAGAACAGAAATCCGTACGTAAAGGAGAACGCAATGGTGCTCTCGTACGAACTCACCCGTAGATTCCCGGACAGGATTATGAAACTGAAGGACACCATCGTTGAGGATCTCATAGAGGAGCTCAGAGAGGGGGACAAGAACACCAAGGGGTTTGCCCTAATGCTCTTGGGAGAGCTGGGGGCCAGCGAAGCGAAGGAATACGTTGAAGAGCTCGTCAACGTTGAAGACAAGGTCATACTCCCGTTCGAGGGCAAGAAGTGGGTGTCCCTGGGAGAGATAGCAAAGGAAACCCTCGAGAAACTTTCATGA
- a CDS encoding class III signal peptide-containing protein: MKRKAQGAIEYLFMIAAALVIILIVVRQLRGKANTAKDVAEQSGEAASSNLSQMQQEASG, encoded by the coding sequence ATGAAGAGGAAAGCCCAGGGTGCCATCGAGTACCTGTTTATGATTGCGGCCGCTTTGGTTATAATACTAATAGTTGTTAGGCAGCTTAGAGGCAAGGCAAACACGGCAAAAGACGTCGCAGAGCAGTCCGGAGAGGCAGCTTCGAGCAACTTGAGCCAAATGCAACAGGAAGCCAGTGGTTAA
- a CDS encoding HTH domain-containing protein, producing the protein MNLTVTLLLDPHGNARKGVLADYSPGKHKEDAIQKALEKLNRALPQDAKVIDFEIGTYTTPVTRRTYAVAVAVYNAPLEVKAFDEYTIKERRELLAKVLRDFNYNPKVLNISEIARMFGVSRDSIYYDIEQILKEGKKISR; encoded by the coding sequence ATGAACCTGACGGTGACCCTTCTACTTGATCCCCATGGTAACGCGCGGAAGGGTGTCTTGGCCGACTACTCCCCCGGCAAGCACAAGGAGGATGCGATTCAAAAAGCGCTGGAAAAGCTCAACCGGGCCCTCCCCCAGGATGCCAAGGTCATTGATTTTGAGATTGGAACTTATACAACACCCGTTACCAGGAGAACCTATGCGGTCGCGGTTGCCGTTTACAACGCACCCCTTGAGGTCAAAGCCTTTGATGAGTATACCATCAAGGAGCGGCGTGAGCTTCTTGCCAAGGTTCTCAGGGATTTCAACTATAACCCCAAGGTTCTCAACATATCAGAGATAGCGAGGATGTTCGGCGTTTCGAGGGACTCCATATACTACGACATCGAGCAGATACTCAAGGAGGGGAAGAAGATCAGCCGCTGA
- a CDS encoding site-2 protease family protein: protein MPKGVYECINCGHREVMDSTEPLIEKGCPRCGGDMVLVEFQTEPEELTLSLRGDIPFLPEAVERKVKEFYDVELDRIDGRVFVFKVREIREENFERVLSELEELGYWAALKERSGNVLLFVFPAQGIKEDNRWLPWIFLIATIFTTLFAGYYLSSLYIQLLDYYNLPGIRNPYINAVAFSISVMAILGTHELGHKIAAAYHGVRATMPYFIPFPSMLGTLGAVIRVKSPLPTRNAAIDLGVSGPIAGFLVAIPVSIIGLKLSVPVPQHLLPPTEGGIVFGENLLFMLIEKYVVTFPENSVVFLHPVAIAGWVGILVTFLNLIPAAQLDGGHIARSFLGEKAHRYLTMVVGLVLIGMSFLWVGWLIWGMLVLLMGSVGNPGALDEVSPVSRKRLLLVAIAVIIFIISATPRPLWVSG from the coding sequence ATGCCAAAGGGAGTCTATGAGTGCATCAACTGCGGGCACAGGGAGGTAATGGATTCCACGGAGCCCCTTATCGAGAAAGGCTGCCCCAGGTGCGGCGGGGACATGGTTCTGGTGGAGTTCCAGACGGAACCGGAGGAACTGACGCTTTCTCTTCGTGGCGATATCCCCTTCCTACCGGAGGCCGTTGAGAGGAAGGTCAAGGAATTCTACGACGTGGAGCTTGATAGAATAGACGGAAGGGTTTTTGTGTTTAAGGTTCGCGAGATCCGGGAGGAGAACTTTGAGAGGGTTCTGAGTGAGCTGGAGGAGCTCGGCTACTGGGCGGCTCTCAAAGAGCGCAGTGGTAATGTTCTGCTGTTCGTATTCCCCGCCCAGGGGATAAAGGAGGACAATCGGTGGCTCCCGTGGATTTTCCTGATAGCCACAATATTCACGACGCTGTTTGCTGGCTACTATCTCTCGTCTCTCTACATTCAGCTGCTCGATTACTACAACCTCCCCGGAATAAGGAATCCCTACATTAACGCGGTAGCATTTTCCATAAGCGTAATGGCCATACTTGGAACCCACGAGCTGGGCCACAAGATTGCAGCCGCCTATCACGGCGTCAGGGCAACGATGCCCTACTTCATACCGTTCCCCAGCATGCTGGGAACCCTCGGGGCGGTCATAAGGGTCAAGTCACCCCTCCCCACTAGAAACGCCGCCATAGACCTCGGCGTCAGCGGCCCCATAGCCGGTTTTCTGGTCGCCATACCCGTGAGCATTATAGGACTGAAGCTCTCAGTGCCTGTGCCCCAGCATCTCCTTCCCCCCACAGAGGGAGGGATAGTCTTCGGTGAGAATCTCCTTTTCATGTTAATCGAGAAGTACGTGGTAACGTTCCCCGAGAACAGCGTCGTGTTCCTTCATCCGGTGGCAATAGCCGGCTGGGTTGGAATCCTTGTGACGTTCCTCAACCTCATCCCGGCGGCCCAGCTCGACGGGGGACATATAGCGCGCTCTTTCTTGGGAGAGAAGGCCCACAGATATTTAACAATGGTCGTCGGACTCGTCCTCATAGGAATGAGCTTCCTTTGGGTCGGATGGCTAATCTGGGGGATGCTGGTTCTTCTGATGGGCTCGGTTGGAAATCCCGGGGCGCTTGATGAGGTCTCCCCGGTATCCAGAAAGAGACTACTCCTGGTGGCTATCGCGGTGATAATCTTCATCATCTCAGCGACGCCACGTCCGCTCTGGGTCAGCGGCTGA
- a CDS encoding DUF126 domain-containing protein: MRLKGRKIVGGKAEGELVVSHKPLSFLGGVDPETGIVTDAESDIRGQSIAGKILAFPRGKGSTVGSYVIYALKKNGKAPKAIIVGEAETIVATGAIIAGIPMVDGIDVSKLRSGKRANVNADKGLVEIEE, from the coding sequence ATGAGGCTAAAGGGGAGGAAGATAGTCGGGGGAAAGGCCGAGGGGGAGCTAGTAGTCTCCCACAAACCCCTATCGTTCCTCGGTGGCGTTGACCCGGAGACGGGAATAGTCACCGATGCCGAGAGTGACATCAGAGGGCAGAGCATCGCGGGTAAGATACTGGCATTTCCAAGAGGAAAGGGCTCAACCGTTGGTTCCTACGTTATCTATGCACTCAAGAAGAACGGCAAGGCTCCAAAGGCCATAATCGTTGGTGAAGCGGAGACCATAGTTGCGACGGGGGCCATAATAGCCGGAATCCCAATGGTAGACGGAATAGACGTCTCAAAGCTCAGGAGCGGAAAAAGGGCCAACGTTAATGCCGACAAGGGACTGGTCGAAATTGAGGAATAG
- a CDS encoding aconitase X catalytic domain-containing protein produces the protein MYLTKEEELILAGEYGYALQKAMEILVALGDIYGAEGLIPIKSAQIAGVSYKNIGDAGMEFLRDFVEAGAKVSVYTTLNPAGIGDDEFMEKQAEVLELYRRMGIETTSTCTPYYGANLPKFGDHLAWSESSAVSFANSILGARTNREGGPSSLAAAIVGKTPNYGLHLDENRKATIVVDVRAGVESFVDYAALGYHLGKTLGNDVPYFRGISPERTEYLKGMGAAMAATGSIALYHVEGETPEYREAVVDKLETITVEDSEVKAVKEAFSDDWGEIDMILIGCPHASLPEVKEIAELLRMRGKPLRIPLFITASRAVKALADSLGYTETIERYNGKIIADSCFVVSPIKRWYSGIATNSGKSAFYFRSFGFSVRLDDVENLIMEAP, from the coding sequence ATGTATCTAACGAAGGAGGAGGAGCTCATACTCGCCGGAGAGTACGGCTATGCACTCCAGAAGGCCATGGAGATACTGGTTGCGCTCGGGGACATCTACGGTGCAGAGGGGCTTATCCCAATCAAAAGCGCCCAAATCGCGGGTGTTTCCTACAAGAACATTGGCGATGCCGGAATGGAGTTCCTTAGGGACTTTGTCGAGGCAGGAGCGAAGGTCAGTGTTTACACCACCCTGAACCCGGCAGGAATAGGCGACGACGAGTTCATGGAGAAGCAGGCAGAAGTCCTTGAGCTTTACCGCAGGATGGGAATCGAGACAACCTCAACTTGCACGCCCTACTATGGCGCGAACCTTCCAAAGTTCGGCGACCACCTGGCTTGGAGCGAGAGTTCCGCGGTAAGCTTTGCAAACTCCATACTTGGGGCAAGGACAAATCGCGAAGGCGGTCCTTCCAGCCTGGCGGCAGCAATAGTGGGCAAAACACCGAATTACGGCCTCCACCTGGACGAGAACAGGAAGGCAACGATTGTCGTTGATGTTAGGGCAGGGGTGGAGAGCTTTGTCGACTACGCGGCTTTGGGCTACCACCTTGGAAAAACCCTCGGCAACGATGTTCCGTATTTTAGGGGTATAAGCCCTGAGAGAACGGAATACCTCAAGGGAATGGGTGCAGCGATGGCCGCAACTGGGAGTATAGCGCTCTACCACGTCGAGGGCGAGACACCCGAGTACCGGGAGGCGGTGGTGGACAAACTTGAGACCATAACCGTTGAAGATTCCGAGGTAAAGGCCGTTAAGGAGGCTTTCTCCGACGACTGGGGCGAAATAGACATGATACTCATCGGCTGTCCACATGCATCCCTTCCAGAAGTTAAAGAGATTGCTGAACTTCTCAGAATGCGCGGAAAACCTTTGAGAATACCCCTTTTCATAACGGCGAGCCGGGCAGTCAAAGCCCTGGCAGATTCTCTTGGATATACCGAGACAATAGAGCGCTACAACGGGAAAATCATAGCGGATTCTTGCTTTGTTGTCTCACCAATTAAGCGCTGGTACTCGGGCATAGCTACAAACAGTGGAAAGAGCGCCTTTTACTTCCGCTCCTTTGGATTCAGCGTAAGGCTCGACGATGTCGAAAACCTAATCATGGAGGCGCCATGA
- a CDS encoding LAGLIDADG family homing endonuclease → MRTLRDLSPSEVERIQERARQLRESGMSYRRITRELAEEFKVSISKATVLRWCRGTHNTFNKTKRVNLEPSPELAYIVGAYLGDASVSERNYQYRIRLKVVDEDFAESFGRALKGIGANPRTGFECNRGRADRWWVEVTNKELFMFLKGPKERLFEVARMYPKEFLRGFFDSEGTVVFNKKSRSVQISAANYDLNVLTLCKELLHGLEIDSRIYLHRKKGTPVNIRGRMYQYKYDLYRIMIQRRQSVSNFYKNVGFSIVRKQLKLKDALEAIGVFKKEHQRTNVSK, encoded by the coding sequence ATGCGAACCTTGAGAGACCTCTCGCCCTCCGAAGTGGAGAGAATACAGGAACGCGCCCGTCAACTCCGTGAATCAGGAATGAGCTACCGAAGGATTACAAGAGAATTGGCTGAGGAGTTCAAGGTTTCCATCTCCAAGGCAACGGTTCTTAGGTGGTGCAGAGGAACACACAACACGTTTAACAAAACCAAGCGCGTTAATCTGGAACCCTCCCCAGAGCTGGCCTACATAGTCGGAGCCTATCTCGGAGATGCCTCCGTTAGTGAAAGGAATTATCAGTATAGAATTCGTTTAAAGGTTGTTGACGAGGACTTCGCCGAGAGCTTTGGGAGGGCTCTTAAGGGCATTGGAGCAAATCCAAGAACTGGCTTTGAGTGCAATCGGGGCAGAGCCGACCGGTGGTGGGTGGAGGTCACCAACAAGGAGCTGTTCATGTTCCTGAAAGGGCCGAAAGAGAGGCTTTTTGAAGTTGCTAGGATGTATCCAAAGGAGTTCCTAAGAGGGTTCTTTGACAGTGAAGGAACTGTGGTATTCAATAAGAAATCAAGATCGGTTCAAATATCTGCTGCGAACTATGACTTAAATGTGCTAACACTTTGCAAAGAGCTACTTCACGGGCTTGAGATTGACTCCAGAATTTATCTTCACCGTAAAAAGGGCACTCCCGTAAACATCCGAGGTAGAATGTATCAGTACAAATATGATCTTTACAGAATAATGATTCAGCGAAGACAGAGTGTGTCTAACTTCTACAAAAATGTGGGATTTTCAATAGTAAGAAAACAACTTAAGCTAAAAGACGCCCTTGAAGCCATTGGTGTGTTCAAAAAAGAACATCAACGTACAAATGTATCCAAATAG
- a CDS encoding lamin tail domain-containing protein has product MRKGQSSLEYLLMIAAALILVLLVVRVLYGITNSPPDVKCDNVVISYVKYDAEGDDRNNLNDEYVVIENMGCEAVNLEGWKLKDEANHVYSFPSITLAPGASVRVHTGSGNDTDSDLYWGRGAPVWNNRGDTAYLYDADGKLVDSCSWTGTEGGAVNCH; this is encoded by the coding sequence ATGAGAAAGGGCCAGTCCTCCCTAGAATACTTACTCATGATAGCGGCAGCTCTCATCTTAGTTTTGCTTGTGGTTAGAGTTCTCTATGGAATCACCAACTCTCCTCCCGATGTGAAGTGCGATAATGTAGTCATAAGCTACGTTAAGTACGATGCTGAAGGAGATGATCGGAATAATTTGAACGACGAATACGTCGTCATCGAAAATATGGGCTGTGAGGCTGTAAACTTAGAGGGGTGGAAGCTAAAGGATGAAGCCAATCATGTATACTCGTTTCCCTCCATAACCCTAGCACCGGGGGCGAGTGTAAGGGTGCATACTGGCTCTGGAAATGACACGGATTCCGACCTGTACTGGGGAAGAGGGGCACCGGTGTGGAACAACCGAGGTGATACTGCATATTTGTATGACGCGGATGGAAAGCTCGTTGATAGCTGCAGCTGGACCGGGACGGAAGGAGGAGCCGTCAACTGCCACTAA